Proteins encoded within one genomic window of Manduca sexta isolate Smith_Timp_Sample1 chromosome 18, JHU_Msex_v1.0, whole genome shotgun sequence:
- the LOC115444268 gene encoding octopamine receptor 1, with translation MKSTEPNPEWNATIDTEIVIETVRNEQYNLTSNVYHVVSASDENRTCIDNSSECYRKNDYDTIEISVVIVLCVLIVVTVIGNTLIISAVVTTKRLRTVTNCFVTSLAVADLLVGIFVMPPAIAVHISGKWELGWVLCDIWISLDILLCTASILSLCAISVDRYLAVTRPLTYSRRRRSKKLALTMIFFVWIAAGAITCPPMFGWYEPDHNQGGVCRYNQNPGYVVFSAMGSFFLPMAVMVYVYARISCVVARRHQQLASSTKCSKRDKLSCIRTESDSGSDKLSLRQSASKQTFKNSNQQSESSSQGDHKCCCFKEKKIKQKYRSKEKESRFYNEVTFKANFKYKNTTRRSQSVKEHENNRVSSLRRETKTAQTLSLVVGGFVACWLPFFLYYLLTPFIPSNYVNPVLMYVLTWLGWFNSAINPFIYAFYSPDFRVAFWRLTIRKCIRNKRK, from the exons ATGAAATCTACAGAACCAAACCCAGAATGGAACGCGACGATAGATACAGAAATCGTTATAGAAACAGTGAGAAACGAACAGTACAACCTTACAAGCAACGTGTATCATGTAGTGAGTGCTTCAGATGAGAACCGGACATGCATAGACAATTCATCCGAGTGCTATAGGAAAAACGACTATGACACTATAGAGATAAGTGTTGTTATTGTGCTATGTGTTCTTATAGTGGTGACAGTGATCGGTAATACATTGATAATTTCGGCGGTGGTGACCACCAAACGGTTGCGGACGGTGACCAATTGTTTTGTGACCAGTTTGGCGGTTGCTGATTTGCTGGTCGGCATTTTTGTTATGCCGCCTGCGATTGCTGTTCATATTAGTG GTAAATGGGAGCTCGGCTGGGTCCTCTGCGATATCTGGATCAGCCTGGACATCCTCCTCTGCACTGCATCCATTCTATCCCTCTGCGCCATCAGCGTCGACCGATACTTGGCTGTTACGAGGCCATTGACGTACTCTCGAAGACGAAGGTCCAAGAAACTGGCTCTCACCATGATTTTCTTTGTATGGATCGCAGCTGGCGCCATAACGTGCCCCCCTATGTTTGGATG GTACGAGCCTGACCACAACCAAGGTGGAGTGTGCCGATACAACCAGAATCCAGGCTACGTGGTATTCTCTGCCATGGGTTCCTTCTTCCTTCCAATGGCGGTGATGGTGTATGTGTACGCGAGAATATCCTGCGTGGTCGCGAGGAGACATCAGCAGCTTGCCAGCAGCACTAAGTGTAGTAAG aGAGATAAATTATCATGTATACGTACAGAATCCGACTCTGGTTCAGATAAGCTCTCCTTACGGCAAAGTGCGTCgaaacaaacattcaaaaactCAAACCAACAAAGCGAGAGCTCATCCCAAGGGGACCACAAATGCTGCTGTTTTAAAGAGaagaaaatcaaacaaaaatacagGAGCAAAGAAAAGGAGTCAAGGTTTTACAACGAGGTAACATTTAAGgcgaattttaaatataagaacaCCACACGGAGATCGCAGTCTGTGAAGGAACATGAAAACAACCGTGTTTCATCGCTACGAAGAGAGACGAAGACAGCTCAAACGTTGAGCCTCGTTGTTGGTGGATTTGTGGCTTGCTGGCTACCCTTCTTCCTGTACTATCTGCTCACTCCATTTATACCTAGTAACTATGTAAATCCAGTACTAATGTACGTTCTTACTTGGTTAGGGTGGTTTAATTCAGCAATAAATCCTTTTATATATGCTTTTTACTCACCAGATTTTAGAGTAGCCTTTTGGAGATTAACTATTAGGAAATGTATAAGGAATAAACGAaagtaa